TCAACAATCCATTCCCGGTTTGAATAAGTCCCCACATGATGGAACATGTACATCTGATCTGTACAcacttcctggaagctgaaaatgccccagttcttccatggcctgcatactcaccagacatgtcaccgatTCAGTGTATTTGGGATGCTTTGGAtggacagcatgttccagttcccacaaCTTCGCACCGCCATTGAAGAGTAgggcaacattccacaatcaacagcctgatcatctCCATGCGTAGGAGATAAATTGTGCTGCATGGGGTAAAAATGGttgtcacaccagacactgacaggttatgatccacacccctaccttgttttgtgaccaacagatgcagatctgtattcccagtccaGTGAAgtctatagattagggcccaatgaaatgtatttcaatttacgGATTTCCTTACacaaactgtaactcagtcaaatctttgaaattgttgcatgtgcatttatatttttgttcagtgtacttgaTGTAGGCTCTTTTGTTTAGGGTAAATTAAATAAATGGTTAAGGCCAGTTTGTACCCCCATTTTATGTCACTGGAATGTTTTGTTAAAGAGATTTTATGGCATTTCAATGTTTTTTCACACTGGAAGCAGagacattgtaaataaaaatgtgttcttaatggacttgcctaattaaataaaaatggGATCCACGTGTTCATCTGACTGGGGAAGATGATGATTAAGGGCTTCTTTGCCAACATCCAGAACGATCCCTTCACAGAAAGGTTAGAGTttaaaatattgtaataaatgtCATACTTGAAGACAGCATGCATCTTCCTTTCACCTACCTACATGCAGGCTACTACACTTCTTCATCCAATGTAACCAAACGCTCAGTAAAGATTTGCATGTATTGTACAGCTGCTGTCTGTCCGACTGACCCAGCCATTGATAAACACCTGAaagaactacactgaacaaaaaccaCATctaaaagtgttggtcccatgtttcatgagctgaaataaaggatCCCAAAAATTCTGAATACGCACAAAACAAATGTTGTACACAAATGTACTTTACATCcccttagtgagcatttctcctttgccaagacaatccagcCACCTGCCAGGTGTAACTTGTCAAGAacctgattaaacggcatgatcattacacaagtgcaacttgtgctggggacaataaaagggcactctaaaatgtgtagttttgtcacaacacaatgccacagaggtctcaagttgagggagcgtgtaattggcattctgactgcaggactGTCCACTAGAGCGGTTGCCGGGGGATATTTAAATCTTCATTTCTTTACTATAAGCCACACCCAACGTTATTTTAGAGAAtctggcagtatgtccaaccagcctcacaactgaaCACTGcatcgtgtgggtgagcggtttgctaatgtcaacgttgtgaacatggTGGTcgctggggttatggtataggcaggcataagcgacggacaatgaacacaattgcattttatcaatggcaatttgaatgcactgaGATACCATGAGgcgatcctgaggcccattgttgtgccattcatccacccaccatcacctcatgtttcagcatgatgattttttaaaaacctttatttaactaagcaagtcagttaagaacaaattcttattttcaatgactgcctgtccaggggtagaatgacagattttgtaccttgtcaggtcagggatttgaatttgcaacctttcggttactagtccaatactctaaccactaggctaccctgccggcccaGTGCACAATGTTACATAGACCTGTACACATTTCCTGGAAGCGGAAAATACTCATACATGTCAcgcattgagcacgtttgggatgctctggattgacgtgtatgacagtgtttgttccagttcccgccaatatccagcaacttcacacagccattgaagaggagtgggacaacaatcaacagcctgatcaactggaAGGAAATGTGTAGCGctgcaaatggtcacaccagatactaactggttttctgatccatgcccccaCTTTTTAAAAgctatctgtattcccagtcatgtgaaattcatagattaggacaaattcatttatttcaattaaccgatgaactcagtaaaatcgttaatTGGTGCATGTCGcacttgtatttttgttcagtgtagtccTGCCGGTTTCAATGATCCATTCCCTGTTCGAGTAAGTCCTCACATGACGGAACATGATCTGATCCAACACTAACAATTTTAACCAATGCGTTTGAATAGTGAAAATGTAAATGCCCACATCACATGACAATTGAACCATCTCTTTAAATTGAACCTAGGTGGATAGATTGTAATTTAGACTTCTTCAAATTTGTGTAGGCTATGACGGAACATATGCTACAATGTTACTGGTGTTGGATATTGGAGGGGTAGGCTAAAggcaaaaatacatgtttaaaaaacGTACCTTTTCTTTATTCTCATTTTCAGGAGGCGGTGACGTGGGAGATTTAACGTTCCCAACAGCAACAGCTTGGGCAACGATACCGCTGCCCGGAGCAGAGTTGCTTTTCTCGATTGTTTCCACCTTTATAAGCCGGTGCTTTGGTGACACATACTTTATGTCCGGTGACCCCCCACAGCCCAGACCAGTTCCAAACGAAATATTTCCTCCCGTGTACGGATCTTCGAAGTCCAGTTCCTTTTGTAGTTTGTAAGCAGCAAGAATGTCCGGCTGTGCGGGGCTTGGATGTTGGTAGCCAGGCGTACCAGTCACAGCGGCGTGACAATGTCTGTAGTCCGGTTTCGGGGGCGCCGGAGGTGGTGCTTTGGTAGTTTTGAATCCTAGGTGTTCCCTGAACCATCTGGCCATGCTGCCAGTGCATTGCTCACAAGTCTATATAAATATTTCGTTTCACCTTTCCTGACAATAACCTCTTTTCCTGAGCGTTGTATTTCTATAGGTCACCTCGACTGGCTTCTGAAATGTTTCTACAGCTCCTACTCTGTCCGTGGATACTGCGCTGACCAAGAGAACACAGCCACATGTACTTTCTGAGCTCCCGCAACTCTGACACTTTCGCTCTGACAGCAGAGCGCTCTTGACTGTGGCGAGTTCTCTCCGCAACATGGGAGAGCGCTTTTGCAAGCGTGGGATACGTTCCCCTGTCCTCATACCTGAGAACATTCACTGCCACCTACCGGACTGATGTTAATTTAGCCTACTAAATGATTGGTTTTACTTGTAATAACCGTGAGGTCGTGACATTGTCCTTGTTTGTTTCTTAATAGTATGCTCCAGCTGTTGTAGTGGACAACTTAGTCAAAAGTCCGAGCCACTAACATGTGGGATTACAAAATGTTTAAACGCGTGCATAACGGCTATTTAGTGGTAGACCTTGGTTGGGTGTTTTGCCCATTTAAAAGCaacagagaaaaaaaatccacagACAGACCTGTTTACTGTAGCATATAATTGTTCCAAGGTGCAAACAGTGAACATACCAAGAACTCCATACCAGTGCATTCCtacttcctggtcacctgtgtgCATATACATGTGAAAGTGACCCATCATACAGTGCCAACTAGTGTACAAATGAAGTGCAATACAATGACAAACTGTAGACAAGGCCAAAAAAGTTCATTCAATGATTAATGTGGATGAGAATCATGTGAAGTACAGGGAGGCTGCCTTCAGTACCATGGGAGTTCCTTGTCCCTCTTCATCCCCATGTGTATATGCAAGACCAAGGATTGTTCAATTACAGTACAGTTGGACTGAAGGGTAAAATGCCCTACTCATGCAAACTGCTTTCACCTCCAGATGGCCATTGAAGCCTGATCTGATTGCATTGCAAATTACCAGTGAGGAGAAAGAGGTTAGTGCAGGCACTACAGTCCCGCCACAAATCCCTCCCCTACAGCAACGTTTATCTAGACTAGAGCATTGGGCTATGCTCCCACAAACAGAGGGGAAATTCTGTAATTAATATCTGTAAGATCCAGTATTTAATGAAAACTGAAACTCCTAAACTATCACACTGTTTGGAAATTGCATTCTGTGTACACTTGTCTGGAACTGCATCGCTAAAGGATCACTGCCACTACCTCACTTTTCAACCAATGTGGAAGAATTGAGGAGCAGACTGAAGTATAGGGGCAATTCAGCATTACTTGGAGGACAATGGAACTGCATCATAACAAAACAGGCAGAGAGATCACTTTCTAAGTCTCCAAGGTCTGCTGCCCCATCAGAGGGACCTTGAGATCATGTGGTAAACTAATTGACTTTACAATCAGAGAGCAGACAAGTCTCATTTCCTTTAGATGGTGACGCATCACAGCAACAGCCCACATTAGCAGAAGCAGTGTTTTTTTATGAAGCAATATTTAATAACTCCACACCCCCAGGCAAGGAGCACAATGTGCAGCTAGGAGTTTAACCCTGAAAAGGCCCCGGGGAGAGGCAGCAGCGCCATGCACTGAATATAGATTTTTGTGTTTTCCCCTTTGCTGAAATCTTGCCATACACTTTGAAGGCGGGTGGAGTAATTCCTTTTATCCCATCCGTTTCACTTTGATCACTTGTTTTTAGttaaacaacccccccccccccatgcacgAGTCTGCTGTGGATGCCAATGTGGTGCTTACCATGACAACATATCACATACATTAATCTTGCTTTTTAAAATCAAGACAAGCCATTGAAAACTAAAGATTTATTTAAAAATTGTTCATAAAGGTGGTAAAAACACAGGGTAAATCAGTCGTGTCAACAGTGAGAGTTGGACAGTTTGTTAATGTAGGCGTAAGCCCTGGTAGATGTCAGCTCTGGAAGACAGCTGACCCTGAGTAGCTTGACATTGTCATACTTCTGCTTGATTGACTGGAGAAAAAAATAAGTTTCAGTTAAACATTGCTGTGTGGCcctacagtacatcactgggctaGAAGTCATCTAAAGACTGGGCTCACCAACTGCTTCATGCTGCCATCACTCAAGCGCTCCAGCATCTTGGCAATGCATTGCATCACAGGTAGCAGAGAGACCTCTGTGTAGCCTGTGTAGTGCTGTAGGGCTGGGGTCTATGGAGCAAACGTTAAGTATCAATTCAGTGACAACAGAACAGTGTTGAAGTTGACACACATCACTTCATAACTGTAACTTTATCAGGAATCCTAAACCAAAGAAATCTAATGGATTATGGGGTTAGAAGTGTCTAGTTTCATACACTTCCCATAAGTCAAAGTATTCATTGCTCATAACTGACCCATTCATAACCAGCAGAATCATGAAGGATCCTGGATGATAAAGCAAGAGCTGCTGCAGCGGTCAGGGATGGTGGATGGTGAACTGAGGCATAGTCCAGAAGGGTCAGCTCCAGCAGGTATTTAGCCAGACCATAACCAACAGGCTGAAGCTAGAAGATAAATGTACTGGCATGCAATATCATTTGTTGCCATGTGGCTCTGAACCAATGGTCACTTAAATAGCTGTTCAGCAAGTACAATTAAGGAATAAACAAAAATGTTGTCAGCACAGGAAGTAGGAATGCACAGCATGAAGCAAATTGGGTGAGTTTGCGTCAGGAGAACTAAACAATGTGTATTAGATTTTCAAATTCAAAAACTCACCTTCCCAACCTTGGAAGCTCTCCTTAGAAAGTGAACTGGTGGTGGTCGTCCCAGTTCATAGTTCAAGGCTTTCAGAATGGTAACTTCCATCAAGCGTATCTCAGCACAGGAGTAGGTGAAGTCTGTTATATGGGCAAAGTCCTTCACCACGGGAGGAGCGATTTCCTCGTACTTGGAAGCGATGAGCATCGCAGTGACACCAACCAGTTGCAGAGACGTCTTTGGCACTGGATAGTCCTGAGCAAAAGAGAAAACGatggataaaaaaaacaaaacaaagtcaAATGTATCCGACCATCAGAGGAAAAACAAGCCATACCTGGAGAAAGCGGTCAATGATCCCAACAGTCATGTAGAGGGTCTCCTGGTGCAGTCTGAACTGCTTCTGGACCTGTACCAGCCAGTCAACTAGAATACTCCGCATGCTCCCAGTCACATCACAACCCTCCAGATGACATGGTTTTATAGCCATGGCAACCTGTCACACAGTAAGAGAGGGGTCTGTGGCGAGACACAGGATCTTGACTAATAATGGTTCATGTAGTGAAAAAGGGAAACCGGTGTTGCCTCTGACaacccaaataaaataaaatcccatGAAATTGAATTAGGCTCAGAACAAACGAAAGATAGTTGAAATTAGTCCCAAAACCTCCAGGTTCCTTAGATGAGCGTAAATGTCCTTCACATAGTCACTGCACAGCAAGGAGTCGCCCGCGTCTGCGGAGTCCACATCTGGGATGTTGAGCAGGGCACGTGAGAAGGCCCGTGGCACATTGAGCCCCTCGTCCCGAGTGGCCTCTTGGCTCGGAGGCTGCTCAGGGGCAGCTGGAATGGGCTTGGCCTAAAGAACCAGATATAGAGAAGTGGATGGAATTCTCTGTGAAGCTGAACTACAGACAACGAGTGCACAACATCCATGACAACTCAGATTTTAGCATATTGGATTAACATGAGACATTTCCATAGAGTAGTGATGTATATCTAACTACAGCTAAGCCCGGCTTTAACCTTCTCTCCTTAAAATCTCACCTGTCTGACCAGATCACAGTTGCCAGCCCCAGTGTTCTCCTTTGAAATAACATGGACTCTTTCAGTGGTGCTCTGCTTACATTGAGCTGGTTTGACGGGAACAGATGTCTGTTTCTCAGGAAAATAAAACGCAGATAATTATTCAAACGTTGTACCAAAAACTGAACCACACCGtaattaaaatgtattaattgaaaaaaataaaaatttacATTCGTTTTAATCCCTTTGGCATTGTTCAGTTTCCTTGCTACATTTCCCAAAGGCACCCTGGACCTCAGGCCATATGAGGTGGCAGGTTTTCCTGGTAAGGAAACATTCTCCTCTGACTTGGTCTGGACCTTCAATTCAACATTTAAAAGCACAATTCTGAGTTTGTCCAACAGTAGCCCATCACTTGGTTTGGTAATTAAGTGTATTTACAAATACTAAAATAGCAATGTATATTTTGGGTTAATACATGGACGACGAGGCATTCATAATATTCTTCAATACCCAATGGGCATAAATTAAGTGAAATGTCTACTGAACAGAAGGAAATATCCTAGCTCTTGAGAACCTAAGGCCATACACAAGGGATAGAAATATCCCAGAGTGTGCCTTCACAGTAGCCAAATAAGAATGGTTGATTACCTCAAGATGAGACAGCCACATGACAAATTACAACATTCTTGTACCCAGTAAAACCAACGACAGTTCACTATTAGCCTAACCATAAATATCAAAGCATCAGTCATACCTTTACATTTGGAACTGCACATGTCTCCTGATTGGTAGGATTGGTCTCTTTCACAGGCAATTTGGACCTCAAGTTGTAAGGCATTGAGACAACAGGTTTTGCAGTAATAATGGTCTCTTCTGGCCTTGCTTTTCAGGTTAGGGCCACCTATAACAGATCTATAGAATATGTATCCTTCAGAACATAAAATACGCTGTACCAGCCCATCAACAAAGTTGATGGAAACCCACAGGCTAATTTATCACTGACCTGTACTCAGGGGTAGACATAACAATATATAGTAAATCTGTCTCCATCCATTTAGTACAATGTTATGCATTTGCAGCATGTGTGACATgtcacaaattccaatttgtagggcttaacattagctaggtggctaacactaatgttagctaggttatgagttaggtttagggttagttaacatgccaagtagttgcaaagtatctAAATAGCAGTTCAGAGTTTCTAATTAACTAAAATGTTAAAGTTGtctgatgagatttgaacacgcaacctttgggttgctagacattcccACACACCCTCTTTACAATTTTGCCTTAAGTAAGCTTGTCTTATGGAGCCATGACAAAATGTAACATATAATAGTGTCCcagatttacgtttactatggtACGTCTAGTCT
This sequence is a window from Oncorhynchus clarkii lewisi isolate Uvic-CL-2024 chromosome 26, UVic_Ocla_1.0, whole genome shotgun sequence. Protein-coding genes within it:
- the LOC139384799 gene encoding G2/mitotic-specific cyclin-B1-like: MPYNLRSKLPVKETNPTNQETCAVPNVKVQTKSEENVSLPGKPATSYGLRSRVPLGNVARKLNNAKGIKTNTSVPVKPAQCKQSTTERVHVISKENTGAGNCDLVRQAKPIPAAPEQPPSQEATRDEGLNVPRAFSRALLNIPDVDSADAGDSLLCSDYVKDIYAHLRNLEVAMAIKPCHLEGCDVTGSMRSILVDWLVQVQKQFRLHQETLYMTVGIIDRFLQDYPVPKTSLQLVGVTAMLIASKYEEIAPPVVKDFAHITDFTYSCAEIRLMEVTILKALNYELGRPPPVHFLRRASKVGKLQPVGYGLAKYLLELTLLDYASVHHPPSLTAAAALALSSRILHDSAGYEWTPALQHYTGYTEVSLLPVMQCIAKMLERLSDGSMKQLSIKQKYDNVKLLRVSCLPELTSTRAYAYINKLSNSHC